Genomic segment of Panicum virgatum strain AP13 chromosome 2K, P.virgatum_v5, whole genome shotgun sequence:
GGATCCAAGGGCTATAGTTgttttgcacgaatctcaaatacTGTAAGGTGGATATATAAAAATCTTGTGGAAGATGTATAGGATTCACCCATTCAACCTGGCGTATTGTTGTTAGCAGGGGCGAAGCCACAGCATGCTAGCCTGGTGCACAGGCACCAGGGTAAAAACAACTTTTACCACTAAATCTACAAATATTTACCGTATATCACAAGAAAATTTTGTTTGTTACTTAATGGGTGCACCACCTCAGTTTTTATGTTAGCTTTGCCCCTGGTTGTTagtccaaaagaaaaaaaaaaccgttGGATTTCCTTCTGCTTTCTCTGTTTGGTGGGCTAGTGCCTTATGTTGCAACGGGGCGATTCCTACTTGGGAGCTGCCGCGCCGGACCCAGCCAGCCCATAGATACCAGCAGCCCAAGCCCAACGCTTCGATTACCGGCCCGTTGGAGATGGCTcagctgtttttttttgaaatggaagGACCAGCTGATATGGCTATGATGCGCCGGAGCATTTGGCTGCTATGACTGTGCTGCCTGGCGAAGCTAGAGAAAATTGAAGAGGATGCACTTGCTTTGTGGGTGCATAGAGTTTGATCATGGATAATGTAAATATAGTAAAAATTTGAACATCAATActgttttttcattttttttagggGTGCATTAGGACCCCTAATCAATATACAGCTTCGCCCCTGAGCATGGGTTAGTTACGTAACCGTCCCAAAGCATGAAACACGAGGGTACCCGATCAAATCAAGCACACCCACTATTCTCTTCATAATTGGTTGTCATTTGGGACAGCAACATGGTATATATCCTATCATCGACACAACCTTTCTTACTACTAATTTCTCGATTTTGCGAGACAGTTTTCCGTAACCACATCGAtaggttaataaaaaatgaccgcctcagttaatcgccagcattaactgaggcggttagaTATCGTGCCAGTTTCCTAAGAACTTTTTAAAGGTCTagattaatatttttttaagttGTGTCGTCTTCAATTCGGGCCCCCTTTGGGAGGTCTCCGGCCGCATCGGCTCCGGCTCCTTGGccactgttttgcactgttcGCGACACTGTAGTTTGGAGTTGGTTTTGCTGCTCCGCGCTACAGTCAGCATAAGGGAGGTTGGAGCCGCCGGAGCCAGCATTTTGTGGCTCCCCTGTCCAGTGAACAGTAGTCAACAGTAGATAAACATTGCAGAAGCCGGAGCTGACCGGAGCCCTCCCAAAGAGGCCCTCGGTTTTGTCCGGCCAGTGACGGAGCAAGAAGCCACAGCTGCACTGCCAGCACGGACTTCCTTGCGTTTCATCAGCATCACATCCCCTTTCTTGCATGTCGTTAGCATACCACTTAAGCATGCCACATTTTTTCCTTCCAAATTCTTCTTCTATCTGAAGCTTTTATTGTGGTGGTGGTTCGGAGATGTCAGAAGTACCTtgaggtcttgtttagatgcaccgTGTAATAAGTTATTTGAAATGGAATCTTTGCACATTTGAAAtgttaaacatagactaatcacaaaattaattacagaactaaACTAcaagacgaatttattaagactaattaattcgtcattagcacatgtttactatagctttactgtagcattttttttgtctaatcatgttctaattaggctcatttgatatgtctcgtaatttacaagcaaactgtgtaattggttttttttattttgtttagatttagtactccatgcatgtgccgcaagatagttttggaattttgaattttgcatctaaacggtctaaatttgcatattttctatttcttcatAAGGTACGGTATTCTGCAGCACGCGCACTCCGAGACATGACATATACCGTATACCATACATTTACAACACAAGGCTATAAATGTccaatagtgatgatgatgatgtcagTGATGACCTCATCATCTGCTGCTCACTTGCTGACAGGAGTGTCTGCATCAGCGGGTACTGCAGCGCCAGAGGAAGTGGTGTCTGCATCAGGACTAGATGAGTGGTTCCTCGCCAGCCGTATAATATTAATTACGTGTGGCCTGCAGATGATCCATCGTGGGATGCATGCATGTGTGGTCTTGTGGGTGTCATCAGACTGTAGGGCCGAACATCATTGCTAATGCTCTGGATGGACTTTATATGAAGCACCATATGTACTGTTTAATGGGAACAATGCTTATGCCAATGCTAGAGATTATATCAGCGAGTGTGGTGGAAATAATGTGATTACTGTTGGTAGCTATGATCGTAATATTAGAGCAAGGTGATTATATCAACGAGCTGAGATTCGTAGGATCTTGTAGGTTGGCGAGACCGCCAAGATATCCCGAACGGTTTTGTCCCAGCAGTTGTAAGAGTTATACTCGGTGCTTATCAtatttattataaatttattCCAACAAGTTGTGTGGCCGTCTCATCCGAAGGGAACGATTCTCTACACCGCAAGGTTCTTTCACATGCCAAATATGTTGCTTAAACGAGAACTACCGCTAAGATTTCTCCTATAGGGTAGGTCGCTAGCGTAGAAACTCGTCTCGCACAAATCGACAAtaattttcaagaaaaagatAAATGTAGAAGAATTCATCCCCCCCTGATTCCCAAGTGCCACAGATCGAAGTGCCTTTATTTGCATATTTTGATCATGTAGTACACTGGGAGCGATAGATACATGCATCTGGAAATATAGAACACACGTACATGTGCAAAACATGCAGGGCTATAACAAGCTGGCTAATAGCGATGGTGTACCAGCCATGCATGTCTTCATCAGCGCACAGCGCATGTGTGCAAAACGTGTGGCCGGCAGCACGGGATGTGTTGATCGGAATATAGCCGTATAGGGTGTCAAAATAAATCAATTGTATTCGCGCAGTAGTTACTATACTTGGATTGGAATATGCATCAAATTAAGGCAGCTCGATCTGATGCTTGCCCACAAACGCACTCATCATCTAGTCATCTGCTACAAGCCTGGCCGGTTCGCGGCCTGCCGGGTCTATATAAAGCCTTGCCCGCGGATTAGAGGTTCAGAgtatcccagcagccgatcgaTCGAGCTAGCTAGCCTCCTCCATCCCAGTCCCaccagcagcaggcagcaggtgCATTCATCGATCATCCGTATGGGGATCTCCGGCAGCCCTGTGCTCGCTTTGGCCTCGCAGGATGAGGAGCGCAAGCCCCGGCCCTACACCCCAAGCATCTGGGGCGATTTCTTCCTCCAACACCAGCCATGCACCCCATCGCAGGTACGGTACCTGCAGATCAGCATCTttcataaaaaaagaaaaaaaatcccccGTCAAGGTGCGTGCGTGTGTGCGTGTGATGAattaagtactccctccgttccaaattaaagtcattcaagaatcttggagagtcaaaattttacaaatttgaccaaatttatatgacaagataataacatttatgataccaattaagtatcattagattcctTGTTAGCTATATATTTTCATAatgcacctatttgatgtcacaaatctttatatttctctctataattttggtcaaactttgagatagtttgactctccaagattcttgttatgacttataatttggaacagagtgAGTATCATTCATGTCGGCTCTATGTTGCATGCAGCTTCTGTCCATGGAGGAGAGAGCATGGAGCAAGCAGGAGGAGGTGAGGCGGATCTTACTCGACACCATTGCCGCCTCTTCCGAGCCGGTGGTTCGCAAGCTGGAGCTCGTCGACACGCTGCAACGGATCGGAGTGGACTACCACTTCAGGAAGGAGATCGACGAGTTGCTGCGTGATATTCACGGCTCACAGCGTGAAGATGGAGGCCACAATGACGAGCTGTATCTCGTATCCCTACGGTTCTATTTGCTCCGAAAGCATGGGTACAATGTCTCTTCTGGTAAGGCCCTGCAGTAGTAAAACAATGCAATTCCTCTGCtatacaattaatttttttagattcatTGTTAACATGTTATTATGCTTGTAAATATAAGCAGATGTGTTTGCGAAGTTTAAGGATGACCACGGAAACTTTGCAAGTAATGATGCAAAATGTCTGCTGGCCCTGTATGAGGCTGCGCATCTCAGAACTCGCGGTGAAGAGATCCTTGACAATGCCGTGGTTTTTACCAGGAGTCGCCTCCGGTCTATGGTGAAAACTTTAGACCCAGAGCTGGCAGCAGAGGTGGAATACACATTGGAAACACCTAGTTACAGGAGGGTTGAAAGAGTGGAAGCAAGGCGCTACATCTCTTTGTATGAGAAAAAGGTTACACGGAATGACACCATACTTGAATTTGCAAAGTTGGACTACAACATTCTGCAAGCTCTGTATTGTGAGGAGTTGAAAGCTCTTACAGCGTAAGACTTGCTACAGATACTGTTATTTTGCACTGCAGACAAAAAAATGGCCTTATGTTAATCGTGTTTATCGATCTTTATTTACAGATGGTGGAAAGGCCTCCAATCACAAGCGTATGCGAGGTTTGCACGGGATAGAGTGACAGAGATGCATTTTTGGATGCTTGGGGTTATTCATGAACCTTGCCAATCATATGCACGGATAGCATTGACAAAATGTTTCAAACTTGTGTCGCTGATGGACGACTTCTGCGACAACTATAGCGACACAGAAGAATTTGAAATATTCATTACTTCTCTGGAAAGGTTGGGCGAGTGCTCGATAATTTCATTCATTGAACAAAAGCTATACATCATATACAATTTAAATTTCCATTTATTTTACTGTGACAAACTATATATAATTTGCTTCAAGTGGATGATACAATGATATAGGTGGGATGAACAAGCCGCGGAGAAATTGCCCGCATACATGAAGGACTTATTCATCTTCACACTCAACACTATAAATGATATCATGGAAGAGTTAAAACTTCGGAAAAACAAGCATGCTGAATTCGTCAAAGAACTGGTAAGTTTTTCTCCAAAGATCACACCATGCAAAAATGACAAGGACGATACATGTTTAGGTTATTATGTTTAACAATTTGTTCATCTATATGCCTAGTTTATTGACGCTGTCAAACGTTACGGCGCTGAGAGAAAATGGCGCGACGAGCGCTATGTACCAGCAAAAATTGAAGAGCACCTACAAATTTCAGTGGCTAGCAGCGGATGTATGCATCTGGCAAACATCACTTTCGTCTTAATGGGAGACGTAACTACCAGAGAGGCCATTGAGTGGGCTTTCTCCTTTCCAGAAATGATAAGAGCTGCTTGTACTGTCGGGCGCATCTGTAATGACATCATGTCACATGAGGTAACTCTATCAACGTATAGATATAATTCTTGATCATAGTTGTAAATACGTACTAAATATCTTATTTCTGTCTGTTACATGCTGGACCGACAGAGATCTATTGCTAGTGCATTTACTTAAGCTTTTATTTACCTTTACATTTAGCAAACATTTTATTGGTTTCTTCCACTCTAAATTATTAGAACTATAGAGATTGGCAAATCAATTTTACTTGAAAAGAACTAAAATTAGTTGAAGTAGCTAAAGAAAAACAATTGTTTTAAAAATTACTTCCTTTAATCTTCCTTCTTTGCTCTTCCTTGAAGCGAGAACAAGTTTCAAAGCATGTCGCGTCCACGGTGGAAACTTGCATGAAGGAGTACGGGATGACAGTACATCAAGCCTATGAAAAGCTTAGAGCCCTAATTGACGAAGCATGGATGGATATTGTCCAGGGATGTCTTGATCAACCTTATCCTATGGAGATTTTGGAGAAGGTGGTTAACATTGCACGAACAATGGATAAAATGTACAAGCGTGATGATGCGTATACCGACCCATATAGTCTCAAAGACACCATAACTTCAATGTATGTGAACCCCGTGTGAACATACAATGAAAGATCCGGCACCAAATAGGGCACTTCATCAGCATGATACATGTAATAAACAAAGATTCTGGTAGATTTCGAATCCAAATTGatatataataaaaaaaattccttaTATGACACTGTGAAGGTTGCTTATTTTTTCTTGGccctcaaatttttttcttccataTTTGACCCCAAACTCAAATTGTGTTCCCTATTTAGCACTACTGTCTGTTTTAACAGTCCACGGTGTTAACCTGGGTCTGAAAAGACCATTTTGCCCTTTGAAGTGTGCCGCACTGGGCCTTGTCACTCGTGCCCTTCCCAATTTTT
This window contains:
- the LOC120667092 gene encoding (E)-beta-caryophyllene synthase-like isoform X4, whose product is MGISGSPVLALASQDEERKPRSYTPSIWGDFFLQHQPCTPSQLLSMEERAWSKQEEVRRILLDTIAASSELVVRKLELVDTLQRIGVDYHFRKEIDELLRDIHGSQREGGHDDELYLVSLRFYLLRKHGYNVSSDVFAKFKDDHGNFASNDAKCLLALYEAAHLRTRGEEILDNAVVFTRSRLRSMVKTLDPELAAEVEYTLETPSYRRVERVEARRYISLYEKKVTRNDTILEFAKLDYNILQALYCEELKALTAWWKGLQSQAYARFARDRVTEMHFWMLGVIHEPCQSYARIALTKCFKLVSLMDDFCDNYSDTEEFEIFITSLERWDEQAAEKLPAYMKDLFIFTLNTINDIMEELKLRKNKHAEFVKELFIDAVKRYGAERKWRDERYVPAKIEEHLQISVASSGCMHLANITFVLMGDVTTREAIEWAFSFPEMIRAACTVGRICNDIMSHEREQVSKHVASTVETCMKEYGMTVHQAYEKLRALIDEAWMDIVQGCLDQPYPMEILEKVVNIARTMDKMYKRDDAYTDPYSLKDTITSMYVNPV
- the LOC120667092 gene encoding (E)-beta-caryophyllene synthase-like isoform X2, with the translated sequence MGISGSPVLALASQDEERKPRPYTPSIWGDFFLQHQPCTPSQLLSMEERAWSKQEEVRRILLDTIAASSEPVVRKLELVDTLQRIGVDYHFRKEIDELLRDIHGSQREDGGHNDELYLVSLRFYLLRKHGYNVSSDVFAKFKDDHGNFASNDAKCLLALYEAAHLRTRGEEILDNAVVFTRSRLRSMVKTLDPELAAEVEYTLETPSYRRVERVEARRYISLYEKKVTRNDTILEFAKLDYNILQALYCEELKALTAWWKGLQSQAYARFARDRVTEMHFWMLGVIHEPCQSYARIALTKCFKLVSLMDDFCDNYSDTEEFEIFITSLERWDEQAAEKLPAYMKDLFIFTLNTINDIMEELKLRKNKHAEFVKELFIDAVKRYGAERKWRDERYVPAKIEEHLQISVASSGCMHLANITFVLMGDVTTREAIEWAFSFPEMIRAACTVGRICNDIMSHEREQVSKHVASTVETCMKEYGMTVHQAYEKLRALIDEAWMDIVQGCLDQPYPMEILEKVVNIARTMDKMYKRDDAYTDPYSLKDTITSMYVNPV
- the LOC120667092 gene encoding (E)-beta-caryophyllene synthase-like isoform X1; translation: MGISGSPVLALASQDEERKPRPYTPSIWGDFFLQHQPCTPSQLLSMEERAWSKQEEVRRILLDTIAASSEPVVRKLELVDTLQRIGVDYHFRKEIDELLRDIHGSQREDGGHNDELYLVSLRFYLLRKHGYNVSSADVFAKFKDDHGNFASNDAKCLLALYEAAHLRTRGEEILDNAVVFTRSRLRSMVKTLDPELAAEVEYTLETPSYRRVERVEARRYISLYEKKVTRNDTILEFAKLDYNILQALYCEELKALTAWWKGLQSQAYARFARDRVTEMHFWMLGVIHEPCQSYARIALTKCFKLVSLMDDFCDNYSDTEEFEIFITSLERWDEQAAEKLPAYMKDLFIFTLNTINDIMEELKLRKNKHAEFVKELFIDAVKRYGAERKWRDERYVPAKIEEHLQISVASSGCMHLANITFVLMGDVTTREAIEWAFSFPEMIRAACTVGRICNDIMSHEREQVSKHVASTVETCMKEYGMTVHQAYEKLRALIDEAWMDIVQGCLDQPYPMEILEKVVNIARTMDKMYKRDDAYTDPYSLKDTITSMYVNPV
- the LOC120667092 gene encoding (E)-beta-caryophyllene synthase-like isoform X3, encoding MGISGSPVLALASQDEERKPRSYTPSIWGDFFLQHQPCTPSQLLSMEERAWSKQEEVRRILLDTIAASSELVVRKLELVDTLQRIGVDYHFRKEIDELLRDIHGSQREGGHDDELYLVSLRFYLLRKHGYNVSSADVFAKFKDDHGNFASNDAKCLLALYEAAHLRTRGEEILDNAVVFTRSRLRSMVKTLDPELAAEVEYTLETPSYRRVERVEARRYISLYEKKVTRNDTILEFAKLDYNILQALYCEELKALTAWWKGLQSQAYARFARDRVTEMHFWMLGVIHEPCQSYARIALTKCFKLVSLMDDFCDNYSDTEEFEIFITSLERWDEQAAEKLPAYMKDLFIFTLNTINDIMEELKLRKNKHAEFVKELFIDAVKRYGAERKWRDERYVPAKIEEHLQISVASSGCMHLANITFVLMGDVTTREAIEWAFSFPEMIRAACTVGRICNDIMSHEREQVSKHVASTVETCMKEYGMTVHQAYEKLRALIDEAWMDIVQGCLDQPYPMEILEKVVNIARTMDKMYKRDDAYTDPYSLKDTITSMYVNPV